Proteins encoded within one genomic window of Alosa alosa isolate M-15738 ecotype Scorff River chromosome 24, AALO_Geno_1.1, whole genome shotgun sequence:
- the LOC125289147 gene encoding F-box only protein 41-like has translation MGREGASGCMKAQRGQPGWGLAWLEALMMGELERKSAEVRVAKKEKEKLRRAKEELEERNSQLKRQLSIAAEMMTDLRREVIEKQRELTSKERQVCELSVFLRDTALKEADAKLRLQEFIEELLERAVTAETLLLDQHTQAQSRYARSRSRSHSQSHYTPVLTHQTYLRYAHTPHCRSSGAGMNGSYQRSQSVSVVSGHTYQQHVSPDKRWPRGVKRTLSLGSCMCERGCVCGRRWCLCERGCVCVSSDEGDDSWSADTSELSLWPHTPSRDVSQAVCPFCSKPSRSLECVCIALRCVFAYLDVHTLLNAAEVCRAWRNVSRHSSLWIHVTLENTHISSTLLVSLSRCCNQTRSLTMRSLTAPRRHHASAEEHYRNTRGCLESGLEVLLRATGRSLMELNVSDCPNILTDRCVWLASCYCRSLQTLTYRSATDPVGPEVIWALGAGCRNITCLQVAPLQPCLQPSRFGNRCLQLIGRCWPQLSEVGVGGVGCGVQGLASLVKSCVSLRSLQLHGVCEVSVSVAQQLCREGLRCLETLEFHSTPVSPDALLHFHSMCGQLRRVLVQVSISDYFQDPDREEAHRHFNQTVNKMQALQSSILSGILHLRLDRCSSMEGQ, from the exons atggggagagagggggccTCGGGTTGTATGAAAGCCCAGCGGGGGCAGCCTGGCTGGGGCCTGGCCTGGCTGGAGGCCCTGATGATGGGAGagctggagagaaagagtgcagaGGTGCGTGTtgcaaagaaagagaaggagaagttGCGGCGAGCGAAGGAAGAGCTGGAGGAGAGGAATTCACAGCTCAAGCGACAGCTCTCCATCGCTGCGGAGATGATGACCGATCTTCGACGAGAAGTGattgagaaacagagggagcTGACCTCGAAGGAACG ACAGGTGTGTGAGCTGAGTGTGTTCCTGAGAGACACGGCACTGAAGGAGGCCGACGCCAAGCTGCGCCTGCAGGAGTTTATCGAGGAGCTGCTGGAGAGGGCCGTGACCGCCGAGACCCTCCTGctggaccaacacacacaagcgcaaTCACGTTACGCTCGCTCACGCTCACGCTCACACTCCCAGTCACACTACACTCCTGTCCTCACCCACCAAACGTACTTGCGCTatgcacacaccccacactgcAGGAGCTCTGGGGCCGGGATGAATGGGAGCTACCAG AGGAGTCAGAGTGTCTCTGTTGTGTCGGGACACACGTATCAGCAACATGTGTCTCCTGATAAGAG GTGGCCGCGGGGGGTGAAGCGGACCCTATCACTGGGCTCATGTATGTGCgagcgagggtgtgtgtgtgggaggagatgGTGTCTGTgcgagagagggtgtgtgtgtgtgagctccgaCGAGGGAGACGACTCATGGTCAGCTGACACCTCAGAGCTGAGTTTGTGGCCACACACACCGAGCAGAG ATGTCTCTCAGGCTGTCTGTCCCTTCTGCAGTAAGCCGAGCCGctctctggagtgtgtgtgtatagcgctgaggtgtgtgtttgcgtacCTGGACGTGCACACACTGCTGAATGCTGCTGAGGTATGTCGGGCATGGAGGAACGTGTCACGTCACTCATCGCTCTGGATCCACGTCACccttgagaacacacacatctcctctaCA CTGCTGGTCAGCTTGTCGCGCTGTTGCAACCAGACACGGTCCCTCACCATGCGGAGCCTCACCGCACCCAGGCGTCACCACGCGAGCGCGGAAGAACACTACAGGAACACAcg GGGGTGTCTGGAGTCAGGGTTAGAAGTATTGCTAAGGGCGACAGGGCGAAGCCTGATGGAGCTGAACGTGTCCGACTGCCCCAACATTCTAACTGACCGCTGTGTCTGGCTCGCCAGCTGCTACTGCCGTTcgctacagacactcacatacag GAGTGCGACCGACCCTGTGGGGCCAGAGGTGATTTGGGCGTTGGGTGCAGGCTGTAGGAACATCACCTGCCTCCAGGTGGCGCCACTACAGCCATG TCTGCAACCCAGCCGCTTTGGCAACCGGTGTCTTCAGCTCATAGGCCGATGCTGGCCACAGCTCAGTGAGGTTGGAGTCGGAGGCGTCGGCTGTGGGGTGCAGGGACTGGCCTCATTGg TGAAGAGTTGTGTGTCCCTCAGGAGTCTGCagctgcatggtgtgtgtgaggtgagtgtgtctgtggcgCAGCAACTGTGCAGGGAGGGGCTGCGTTGCCTGGAGACCCTGGAGTTCCACTCGACCCCCGTCAGTCCAGACGCGCTGCTGCACTTTCACA GCATGTGTGGCCAGCTGAGACGTGTGTTAGTTCAGGTGAGCATCAGTGACTACTTCCAGGACCCTGACAGAGAGGAGGCCCACAGACACTTTAACCAGACAGTCAACAAAatgcag GCACTCCAGAGTTCTATCCTCTCAGGAATCCTTCACCTCAGGCTGGACAGGTGCTCATCCATGGAGGGCCAATGA
- the LOC125289387 gene encoding steroid 17-alpha-hydroxylase/17,20 lyase — MGLTLFLGGLIVLAALLKCLLELRRSPGRLPCLPRLPLLGSLLSLRSELPPHLLFTQLACTYGKLYALYLGPHLALVVNDYAHAREVLLGKGREFAGRPYMVTTELLTRGGKDIAFADYSPLWRGQRKLVHSAFSLFGEGSSKLQTIVLEAADCLVAELLSLGAQRECVGNGVCEGVCRCVCVDPAPAILRAVTNVVCRLVFSGNYSAGDPELREVMDYNDGIVQTIARGALVDIYPWLRIFPNKDLEKLKACVKVRDSLLTTKLEEHKESLTPGDPRDLLDALLEGRSSDGENGLSDDHVLMTAAEAFGAGVETTSTTILWAVAFLLHHPEVQERVQAELDECVGAERAPLLSDRTQMPVLDSVMCEVMRIRPVSPLLIPHVAMQDTSIGGHSVAKGTRVLVNMWAIHHDPQQWDQPESFRPERFLDNSGQRVNPPSFLPFGAGPRVCVGESLARMELFLFLSRVLQRCRFTAPHGGSLPDLQGRYGVVLQPPKYTLTIKART; from the exons ATGGGCCTGACACTGTTCCTGGGTGGTCTGATCGTGCTCGCTGCTCTGCTTAAGTGCCTCCTGGAATTGCGTCGCTCCCCCGGCAGGTTGCCGTGCCTACCACGCCTGCCGCTGCTGGGCAGTCTGCTGAGCCTGCGCTCGGAGCTGCCGCCCCACCTGCTCTTCACACAGCTGGCGTGCACCTATGGGAAGCTCTACGCACTCTACCTGGGCCCGCACCTGGCCCTGGTGGTCAACGACTACGCGCATGCGCGCGAGGTCCTGCTCGGCAAGGGCCGCGAGTTCGCCGGACGACCTTACATG GTGACTACAGAGCTTCTGACTCGTGGGGGGAAGGACATCGCCTTTGCCGACTACAGCCCATTGTGGAGAGGCCAGCGCAAGCTGGTGCATAGTGCCTTCAGCCTCTTTGGAGAGGGATCCAGTAAACTGCAGACCAtag TGTTAGAAGCAGCAGACTGCCTGGTTGCAGAGCTCCTCTCCCTGGGTGCTCAGCGCGAGTGTGTGGGGaacggtgtgtgtgagggtgtatgtaggtgtgtgtgtgtggaccccgCACCTGCCATCCTCAGAGCGGTCACTAACGTAGTGTGTCGGCTGGTGTTCAGCGGCAACTACAGCGCTGGCGACCCTGAGCTCCGTGAAGTCATGGACTACAACGACGGCATCGTCCAGACTATCGCCCGTGGCGCTCTGGTGGACATCTACCCCTGGCTCCGA ATTTTCCCCAATAAAGATTTGGAGAAACTGAAAGCGTGTGTGAAAGTAAGAGACAGCCTACTGACGACAAAACTAGAGGAACATAAG GAAAGTCTGACCCCTGGTGATCCCCGTGATCTGCTGGACGCTCTGCTGGAGGGGCGGAGCTCCGATGGAGAAAATGGCCTCTCAGATGACCATGTGCTCATGACCGCTGCTGAGGCCTTTGGGGCCGGAGTGGagaccacctccaccaccatacTGTGGGCTGTAGCTTTCCTGCTGCACCATCCAGAG gtgcaggAGCGTGTGCAGGCAGAGCttgatgagtgtgtgggtgcagAGCGAGCGCCGTTGCTAAGTGACAGGACGCAAATGCCCGTGCTGGACAGTGTGATGTGTGAGGTGATGAGGATACGACCTGTCAGCCCACTGCTCATACCACATGTAGCCATGCAGGAcaccag TATCGGAGGCCACTCTGTTGCCAAGGGAACTCGTGTTCTGGTGAACATGTGGGCCATCCACCATGACCCGCAGCAGTGGGACCAGCCAGAGAGCTTTAGGCCag AGCGTTTCCTTGACAACTCAGGCCAGAGGGTGAATCCGCCGTCTTTCCTGCCCTTTGGGGCGGGGCCTCGGGTGTGTGTTGGCGAATCGCTGGCCAGGATGGAGCTCTTCCTGTTTCTGTCCCGTGTGCTGCAGCGCTGTCGCTTCACGGCCCCTCATGGGGGCTCCCTGCCAGACCTGCAGGGGCGCTACGGAGTTGTTCTGCAGCCACCAAAGTACACACTCACCATCAAAGCCCGAACCTGA
- the LOC125289709 gene encoding uncharacterized protein LOC125289709, whose product MRFMLVKLASAIRAGASRKLLCPCAPIGEATGLVAGGGGEGHREIHQRTRDRPCKDRRFTPSRKDADETRRCARHVMAEPAEERVYRWRQALQEGLEYQRSGVLPLLGSPRYCAGTNTASGYLCQSGHCCGESGCCSYYYELWWFWLLWSVLILFSCGCAYHHRQAKQRQQQQLQRQRDINLSAYQRARTYSASMLDLSFLASLKLPSYEEVAAQPRTPPPPYSCVGYPRGTAHLLSSQSSDNYTSCSCDSCCQSSPYSYTPSTSHASSPGDSDPGPAPLSREVLAIAQSPSPITSPDSGAARSLIAAAEPARTSTSNLRSASTASSPSNPSNPSNASNPGNGSNSVSIAKSKSSSIEANVSGTQQQASLSSIGNANCTIILHPPGVTVGLSTNQPSSPLALTSPPSLSSPPPFLPFSDPLDVTTGQIVEMTKGACPLDDSPAQSPPLRTALLDPGRRDSATSDPEMDQSHFQQRRLTGDSGIEVCRCHIDPDEQDNVSTLDNSLHDDDNCTARAKEADQAGGKEAGPDQCGHSSGVPKDAGSDMVVIAMETV is encoded by the exons ATGCGGTTTATGCTTGTAAAATTAGCCTCCGCTATCAGAGCTGGAGCATCGCGGAAGCTCCTTTGCCCCTGTGCCCCTATTGGTGAGGCTACTGGCTTGGTGGCTGGCGGAGGCGGCGAGGGACACCGGGAGATCCATCAGAGGACACGGGACCGTCCGTGCAAGGACCGACGCTTCACCCCCTCGCGGAAAGATGCGGACGAAACGCGGCGTTGCGCGAGACACG TGATGGCGGAGCCCGCAGAGGAGCGTGTGTATCGCTGGAGGCAGGCGCTGCAAGAGGGCCTAGAGTACCAGCGCTCAGGGGTGCTCCCTCTGCTGGGCAGCCCTCGCTACTGCGCCGGGACCAACACAGCCAGCGGCTATTTGTGCCAGAGTGGACACTGCTGTGGCGAGTCCGGCTGCTGCTCCTACTACTACGAGCTCTGGT GGTTCTGGCTGCTGTGGAGTGTGTTGATCCTGTTCAGTTGCGGCTGTGCCTACCACCACCGCCAAGCCAAGcagcgccagcagcagcagctgcagcggCAGAGGGACATCAACCTGTCGGCCTACCAGCGCGCCCGCACCTACAGCGCCTCCATGCTGGACCTCA GTTTCCTGGCCTCGCTGAAGCTGCCATCCTATGAGGAGGTAGCTGCCCAGCCCagaaccccaccccctccttaCAGCTGTGTGGGCTACCCGCGGGGCACTGCCCACCTGCTGTCCTCCCAGAGCTCCGACAACTACACCAGCTGCTCATGCGACTCCTGCTGTCAATCGTCCCCCTACAGTTACACCCCCTCCACCAGCCACGCCTCCTCGCCCGGTGACAGCGACCCAGGCCCCGCCCCACTGAGTCGTGAGGTCCTCGCCATTGCACAGAGCCCCTCGCCAATCACCAGCCCGGACTCTGGGGCTGCCCGCAGCCTCATTGCAGCAGCAGAACCAGCTAGAACCAGCACCAGTAACCTCAGAAGCGCCAGCACCGCCAGTTCCCCCAGCAACCCCAGTAACCCGAGCAACGCCAGTAACCCAGGGAACGGCAGTAACTCAGTTAGCATCGCTAAGTCCAAAAGTAGCAGCATTGAAGCTAATGTCAGTGGCACACAGCAACAAGCCAGCCTGAGCAGCATTGGCAATGCCAACTGCACCATAATCTTACACCCGCCCGGCGTTACGGTGGGTCTGAGCACAAaccagccctcctctcctctcgctctgacctcccctccctctctttcctcccctcctcccttcctgCCCTTCTCCGACCCACTAGATGTGACCACTGGGCAAATTGTGGAGATGACAAAAGGGGCGTGTCCGTTGGACGATAGTCCAGCCCAGTCCCCGCCCCTCAGGACAGCTCTGCTGGACCCGGGGAGACGGGACTCGGCGACCTCCGACCCGGAAATGGACCAGAGCCACTTCCAGCAGCGCCGGCTGACAGGAGACTCCGGCATTGAGGTGTGCCGCTGCCACATCGACCCTGATGAGCAGGACAACGTCAGCACCCTGGACAACAGTCTCCATGACGACGACAACTGCACAGCACGAGCCAAGGAAGCAGACCAGGCAGGGGGCAAAGAGGCAGGGCCTGATCAGTGTGGCCACTCCTCCGGCGTGCCCAAAGACGCTGGGTCTGACATGGTGGTGATTGCCATGGAAACAGTCTGA